A window of Benincasa hispida cultivar B227 chromosome 9, ASM972705v1, whole genome shotgun sequence genomic DNA:
aattttcaaaaacagaaatacaaaaaaccaaatgattatcaaataagatcttaattttttaataccACTTTTATACAAGATAGTGAAAACAAAATTTGCAGAAAACTTTAATATGATAGCGGTATCATATATGAATAAATTTAGGATGTATTTAGAatgcattttcaaatgtttaatttaaaaaataagtcattttgaaaaaaaaaaattaaagtatttggcaaccactcaaaatagattttcaagtgtattttgaataaattttgTCAAAAGTATTtagataaaaatgaattttttgaagaacacttttttctcaagtcaatccaatCAGATCCTTAATAGATATAAATTCAACGTCACAATTATTTTCAATATAAGAAAGTATATATAAATTCAACGTCACAATTGTTTTCAATATAAAAATACATAGTACCAACAAAACTAGAAGAGAATTGAAGTACAAAATATCACCTATAAGTATCATTCATGAACAAAATATACATATGTTTCGTTTCTAAACTTTTACAATATTTGCATTTAACAGGTCCATTAACTTTTTAGTTTGTATCTAACAAGTTCttgaactttgaatatgttgaaCACATCTCTCACCTTTCAAATTTGTATCTAATAATTTTTTGATGTATtcaacatttttcaaaattaacaaatctattatacacaaatttaaattttgtgtctaatagatcattaaacttttaattttatatctaagaaATTCgttcattttttcaaaatgtcaaagatagaaaaatgaagttcaaagacttattagatataaaatcgaaagttcaaaacttattagacacaaaattaaaagtagagatctattgaaatttttttaaagttttaaggACCTTTTCAGcacaaaactaaaactaaaattataaggattaaacttaatatatatacttCTATTGGTCATAAGTGCTGAGGAAACCTCCAATGAAGCCAGCCCCATTGCAATTCCCACACAACATTTCCTTTCTCCCACTGCAACACAAAGCCATTGATCAGCAAACACATAGTAAATTCCAAAATTGGACTCAAATAAGATTTGacctattttcaaaataaagttaattcttttcaaacttttttttgaaaaatatttcacGGAGGATTCAAATTCATGGTCGAAATATCATTTGACCTATAAATTTTTTCTTGTGCCACTCCCTCGCACTCTCGATCTTCTTTCCTCTTCGTGTTCATGCTCGTTCAACTAATCCAATATAATGAACAACTAATCCAATATAATTGTACTCTCACTGGTAAGAGTTCTTCCTCCACTCTCTTGCACTTGCACTTCCTCTCGCTCtttcacttttaaaaaaaacattgacaAATCACAAGTGATTTGTGGtatcaacaaaatattatttttcgtTGCTTTAAAAACCTAAACTGAACGACAGTTTGAGCATGAAATGTGAGTTGTTATCCGGACAAATCTCTTCTTTCTCGTCCCCTCCTCTTGTTCCCTCACACTTTGCACATTCTCTCCCTTTCCTCTCCCCGTGTCTTCTTCCCTCGGCATCCTCTACCCCTATCTTCTTCCTTCAAGTGGCAACTTCACATGGTACGACAATTTATTGGTTGCTCCTTTTGCTGTCAATCATTGTTGTAGAATTGTCGTTGACGATTGGTGGGAAAGGGAACAATGAAATCAAATGCAAAGGGAGTAGGAGGAAATAATcatataaaaaagttaaaaagtttgaaaagactTATTTGGAAAAAGTATGTCAAATTTTTAAGTCATCCGTATAAAAACTCCACTTAAATAATGGAAGCTAACGAACTTACCCGCACAGCCAACAAGATGCGCCGGCTTTGAACTGTCCATTGAAGAAATCAACAGCATTAACTCCATTTCCTTTGCATTGTGAGCAAAGAACAGCACCTATTTCACTCAATTTTACAAAACAATCAGCTGTTCGCAAAACCTAAAACCTAAATCGTTTACACCAAACTCATAAATCAACTCACCATTTCCATCGCAATCGCCACAAATCACGCTATTAGGTTTTGTGTTCCGATCATTCTTCGCAGCCTGATTGATCAGAAAACACACTAACATTTTCAATTTCcctc
This region includes:
- the LOC120086445 gene encoding protein BUNDLE SHEATH DEFECTIVE 2, chloroplastic-like, which encodes MASSSFSASANCFSSSTTISAIRGSSNQKLNLVNNGFYDYSSPARFPHLNIKAAKNDRNTKPNSVICGDCDGNGAVLCSQCKGNGVNAVDFFNGQFKAGASCWLCGGRKEMLCGNCNGAGFIGGFLSTYDQ